A stretch of Acropora muricata isolate sample 2 chromosome 7, ASM3666990v1, whole genome shotgun sequence DNA encodes these proteins:
- the LOC136923894 gene encoding fibrillin-1-like encodes MSEAKRISRFTKVCSKFSSNAKKIMPVAAIIAAMIVLVCLVFVIPWRKSDASDDKLKDKRIVTTEFDCRYKPLCDVNANCRAINESHHACRCNGGFQGNGSVCYDINECLSEELNSCLQNSVCVNSIGTYNCTCRNGFLGNGSTCKDVDECKNRTHNCSKHAYCTNSVGSYNCICHDGFHGNGWTCSDVDGCRLGTHKCSQHAICINNVGTYNCTCRDGFLGNGSTCRDVDECKDGTHNCSEHAYCANSVGSYNCICHDGFHGNGWKCSDVDECKAEIYKCSHHAICTNSIGTYNCTCRDGFIGNGSTCKDVDECKKGTHNCSEHAYCTNGIGSYNCTCRDGFQGDGLSCEDLNECQMAIHNCSQYAQCTNGIGTYNCTCRDGFHGNGWTCNDVDECKTGTNNCSKHAHCTNSVGSYNCTCRDGFQGDGLSCKDLDECKLGMHQCSQFAQCTNQIGTYDCACHYGFEGDGRTCKDVNECQTGIHNCSLNAMCTNNVGAFSCTCREGYEGNGWVCTDVNECKRGAHSCHTHASCHNKQGSYKCYCNRGYRGDGRTCQDNDECQGGSNNCRLNSRCINTPGSYSCQCLDGYHGNGEVCSDINECNRWLCDLNAACTNTDGSYSCTCNGGFQGDGLSCVDYDECKAGDHDCHEKATCTNTWGSYRCSCSKGYHGNGKGCKASSSSSRNPVPSARVGILMLLIGCLITRG; translated from the exons ATAAATTGAAGGACAAGCGAATCGTGACCACCGAGTTTGATTGCCGGTACAAACCACTCTGCGATGTCAATGCCAACTGCAGAGCTATCAACGAGAGTCATCACGCGTGTCGGTGTAACGGTGGCTTCCAAGGAAACGGCTCTGTCTGCTACG ACATAAACGAATGCTTATCGGAAGAACTTAATTCATGCCTTCAAAACAGTGTCTGTGTTAATTCAATTGGCACTTATAATTGCACGTGTCGCAATGGTTTTCTTGGAAACGGGTCGACGTGCAAAGATGTTGACGAATGCAAGAACAGAACCCATAATTGCAGTAAGCATGCTTACTGTACAAATAGCGTCGGATCTTATAACTGCATCTGTCACGATGGATTTCATGGAAATGGCTGGACATGCTCAGATGTCGACGGATGCAGGCTGGGAACCCACAAATGCAGTCAACACGCCATCTGTATAAACAACGTTGGCACGTATAATTGCACATGCCGGGATGGTTTTCTTGGAAATGGATCGACGTGCAGAGATGTTGACGAATGCAAGGATGGAACCCACAATTGCAGTGAGCATGCGTACTGTGCAAATAGCGTCGGATCTTATAACTGTATCTGTCATGATGGATTTCATGGAAACGGCTGGAAATGCTCAGATGTCGACGAATGCAAGGCGGAAATCTACAAATGCAGTCATCATGCCATTTGTACAAACAGCATTGGCACGTATAATTGTACATGCCGCGATGGTTTTATTGGAAACGGATCGACGTGCAAAGATGTCGACGAATGCAAGAAGGGAACCCACAATTGCAGTGAGCATGCTTACTGTACAAATGGTATCGGATCTTATAACTGCACCTGTCGCGATGGATTTCAAGGAGACGGTTTGTCTTGCGAAGATTTGAATGAATGCCAGATGGCAATACACAATTGCAGTCAGTATGCCCAATGTACGAACGGCATTGGCACCTATAATTGCACTTGCCGCGATGGTTTTCATGGAAACGGGTGGACCTGCAATGATGTTGACGAATGCAAGACGGGAACTAACAATTGCAGCAAGCATGCTCACTGTACAAACAGCGTCGGATCTTATAACTGCACCTGTCGCGATGGATTTCAAGGAGACGGTTTGTCATGCAAAGATTTAGATGAATGCAAATTGGGAATGCACCAATGTAGTCAGTTTGCCCAGTGTACAAACCAAATCGGAACTTATGATTGCGCTTGCCACTATGGTTTTGAAGGGGACGGGAGGACTTGTAAAGATGTGAACGAATGCCAAACAGGGATCCACAATTGCAGTCTTAACGCAATGTGCACAAATAATGTAGGTGCATTCAGTTGCACTTGCCGTGAGGGATATGAAGGTAATGGGTGGGTATGCACTGATGTTAACGAGTGTAAGAGAGGCGCTCACAGCTGTCACACTCACGCTAGCTGCCACAACAAGCAAGGTTCATACAAGTGCTACTGTAACAGAGGATACAGAGGAGATGGAAGAACTTGCCAAG ACAATGATGAGTGTCAAGGTGGGTCCAACAATTGCAGATTGAATTCGCGTTGTATCAACACTCCTGGTTCATACAGCTGTCAATGCCTCGATGGATATCATGGCAATGGGGAGGTCTGCTCTGACATCAACGAATGCAATAGGTGGCTTTGCGATCTGAATGCAGCTTGCACAAACACAGACGGCTCTTACAGCTGTACCTGTAATGGTGGTTTCCAAGGCGATGGACTGTCATGTGTTGATTACGATGAGTGCAAAGCGGGCGATCATGATTGCCATGAGAAAGCTACGTGCACCAACACTTGGGGTTCATACCGATGTTCTTGTTCTAAAGGTTACCATGGAAATGGTAAAGGCTGCAAAG CTTCAAGTTCTTCGTCACGGAACCCAGTCCCTAGCGCAAGAGTCGGCATTTTAATGCTACTGATTGGTTGTCTTATAACACGAGGCTAG